In Edaphobacter bradus, the following are encoded in one genomic region:
- a CDS encoding ATP-dependent nuclease — MPLQTIPAEAVECPPSVTFETIEFSDGTSIELLPNDIVVFVGPNNAGKSAALRDLDDLVINGGSSNIPKIVIKSATLRRAGTLADVEKFLEANCKVTGSAPHRQFHWLGSAVFEAHLLQMWQGNLSTLGRFFCHLIRTETRISDGNLAPSQSFLNQPPNHPIHLLYLDECLEEKLSNHFQNAFGRELLVFRMGGAHIPLLIGQKPSFQPGEDRLSPRYLERLHEQNTPLDTQGDGMRSFTTVILRTLAPTMTSLVLLDEPEAFLHPPQARLLGELLAKERPANRQLFIATHSPDVLQGLLNAAPANLRIIRLQRDRGVNLVRELDKGLVKRISTDSIMRFSSVLSGVFHKRVIICESDSDCMLYSTILDIPSVHGVESPDVLFVQANGKHRLAMLAETLRALDVTVDVIADIDVLNDLTVLKRLVASLGGDWNLIEPHAKAVKASIETAVTWLDAKEVTKRIQEILRTPQEAGAFSTKLREEIFGILGKSSPWSVVKSAGETAIAQGDATKHYQELRNMCNSVGLWIVPVGEAEGFCKSEGGHGPSWVQNVLEKYNVAESAELAGVRDFVQRIWERGRVGS; from the coding sequence ATGCCACTACAAACTATCCCTGCAGAAGCGGTGGAATGTCCCCCGTCCGTCACCTTTGAGACCATTGAGTTTTCAGATGGAACAAGTATTGAGCTTCTACCTAATGACATCGTCGTGTTTGTGGGTCCCAACAATGCCGGGAAGAGCGCCGCGTTACGAGATCTTGATGATCTTGTCATCAACGGAGGGTCGAGCAATATCCCAAAGATAGTTATTAAGTCCGCCACACTGCGACGCGCTGGTACATTAGCCGACGTAGAGAAGTTTTTGGAAGCAAATTGCAAAGTAACTGGCAGTGCGCCACATCGTCAATTTCATTGGCTCGGGAGCGCTGTGTTTGAGGCGCACTTGCTACAGATGTGGCAAGGAAACTTGAGTACGTTAGGTCGCTTTTTTTGCCATCTTATCAGGACAGAGACGCGCATTAGTGATGGAAATCTCGCTCCGTCGCAATCGTTTCTAAATCAACCACCGAATCACCCTATACACCTCCTATATCTTGATGAGTGCCTAGAGGAAAAGCTCAGCAACCATTTTCAAAATGCCTTTGGACGGGAATTGCTAGTTTTTCGCATGGGCGGGGCCCACATTCCGCTCCTCATCGGTCAGAAACCGTCGTTTCAGCCCGGCGAGGATCGACTATCCCCCAGGTATCTCGAACGACTGCATGAGCAGAATACTCCCTTGGATACACAGGGAGACGGAATGCGCAGCTTCACAACCGTAATCTTGCGCACGCTTGCGCCGACGATGACATCGCTCGTCCTACTCGATGAGCCGGAAGCCTTTCTTCATCCTCCACAAGCCCGTCTATTAGGCGAATTGCTCGCAAAGGAACGGCCCGCGAATCGCCAGCTATTTATTGCCACACACAGCCCCGATGTGTTGCAGGGTTTGCTTAATGCAGCGCCCGCAAATCTACGAATAATTCGCCTTCAGCGCGATCGCGGCGTGAACTTGGTTAGGGAACTCGACAAAGGGCTCGTTAAGAGAATTAGTACTGATTCAATCATGAGGTTTTCATCTGTATTGTCTGGAGTGTTTCATAAGAGAGTAATCATTTGTGAATCGGACTCTGATTGCATGCTCTACAGCACTATCCTTGATATCCCTTCGGTGCATGGAGTTGAAAGCCCCGACGTGCTATTCGTCCAAGCGAACGGAAAGCATCGTCTGGCCATGCTCGCTGAGACGCTTCGTGCACTGGACGTCACCGTTGACGTCATCGCGGATATTGATGTCTTGAATGACCTAACAGTTCTTAAGCGATTGGTCGCCAGCTTGGGAGGCGATTGGAATTTGATTGAGCCGCATGCGAAAGCCGTAAAGGCGTCTATTGAAACAGCCGTCACTTGGTTAGATGCAAAGGAAGTGACAAAACGAATCCAAGAAATACTGAGGACGCCTCAGGAGGCAGGAGCATTTTCTACAAAGCTTCGTGAGGAAATTTTTGGCATCTTAGGGAAATCGTCGCCGTGGTCTGTGGTCAAGTCGGCTGGAGAGACCGCGATAGCACAGGGAGACGCGACCAAACACTATCAAGAATTGCGCAATATGTGTAATTCGGTGGGGTTATGGATCGTTCCAGTGGGAGAGGCGGAGGGATTCTGTAAATCTGAGGGAGGCCATGGTCCCTCGTGGGTCCAAAATGTCTTGGAAAAATATAACGTTGCTGAATCCGCGGAACTCGCTGGTGTTCGAGATTTTGTCCAGCGGATTTGGGAGAGGGGTAGGGTAGGGAGTTAG
- a CDS encoding glycoside hydrolase family 95 protein: MLTTRRDFLQGSVALAALPYLTLPLTAQTPAAAEELWYVRPAERWLEALPVGNGRLGGMVFGGNATERIALSESTAWSGAPATGEVNPDALSHLSEIRELFFNGNYDEAQALCAKYLPGHAKNFGTNLPLSDLLLHFSGSDTAMAYRRSLNLGDATAHVSYRSEDATFTREFFATHADGLLVVRLACTQPKLLGFRLEFDKGVLPNTVSTNGNDTLVQQGDCYEKMHSSGHDGVAFEIRAKVIAEGGTTAATDQAIEVRGADVVTVLVAIGTSYGGADPGDTCKEMLQRAANKSYAELRERHVADYQPLYRRMSLDLGETPAAVRRQPIDVRRKAMNNGAEDPELLALFFQYGRYLTIAGSRADSPLPLALQGIWNDGLASSMGWTDDFHLDINTQQNYWAAEVSNLSECQMPLFRLIERLRSGGRTTAKEMYGAPGWVAHTVTNPWGFTAPGSPGWGIFVTAGIWISQQIWDHYTFTGDTEFLGTQAYPVLREAAEFFLAYMTPEPKHGWLVTGPSDSPENWFIAPSGHHIAESMGNTVDRVFVYALYSMCIEASKTLSTDEEFRTKLEGARAKLPPFQVGRHGQLQEWLEDFEDAVPNHRHTSHLVSVYPENQISPRRTPELARAAEITIQRRINAPHWEQSEWGRANLVAYYARLLKGNEALVSLAGLVAKAADDNLLTYSSGGIAGAQSNIFALDGNTAGTAGIAEMLVQSQADEIELLPALPAAWRTGSVRGLCARGGFVVDIAWRDGRLESALIKSKRGVSTPVRLGDRVITIHLQPKQTTRLREESFHAVEKK; this comes from the coding sequence ATGCTGACGACCCGACGTGACTTCTTACAGGGCAGTGTGGCGCTGGCGGCGCTTCCCTACCTGACCTTGCCATTGACGGCGCAAACGCCCGCTGCAGCAGAGGAGCTTTGGTATGTTCGTCCTGCGGAGCGATGGCTGGAGGCGTTGCCTGTTGGCAATGGGCGGCTGGGGGGCATGGTCTTCGGCGGCAACGCGACCGAACGCATTGCGCTTTCGGAGAGTACGGCTTGGTCCGGAGCGCCAGCCACAGGAGAGGTCAATCCCGATGCCCTGTCGCATCTGTCTGAGATCCGGGAGCTCTTCTTCAACGGCAATTACGACGAGGCGCAGGCGCTATGCGCGAAATACCTGCCTGGTCATGCGAAGAACTTCGGGACCAACCTTCCGTTATCCGATTTACTTCTACACTTTTCAGGAAGTGACACAGCTATGGCATACCGGCGCTCTCTCAATCTTGGGGACGCTACGGCGCACGTGAGCTATCGGAGTGAGGATGCCACGTTTACGCGCGAGTTTTTCGCGACCCATGCTGATGGGCTGCTGGTGGTTCGGTTAGCCTGCACCCAGCCGAAACTTCTTGGATTCCGGCTGGAATTCGATAAGGGGGTTCTGCCCAACACAGTTTCGACCAACGGGAACGATACGCTGGTCCAGCAGGGGGACTGCTACGAAAAGATGCACAGCAGCGGGCATGATGGGGTGGCATTTGAGATTCGGGCGAAGGTAATTGCAGAAGGCGGAACAACAGCGGCTACGGATCAGGCAATCGAGGTGCGAGGCGCGGATGTGGTAACTGTGTTGGTGGCGATCGGCACAAGCTACGGGGGAGCGGACCCCGGGGACACGTGCAAGGAAATGCTTCAACGAGCCGCCAACAAGAGTTATGCGGAGCTTCGTGAGCGACACGTTGCGGACTACCAGCCACTTTATCGGCGCATGTCTCTGGATCTTGGGGAAACCCCGGCTGCAGTACGGCGACAGCCTATTGACGTTCGCCGCAAAGCCATGAACAACGGCGCGGAGGATCCGGAGCTTCTGGCCTTGTTCTTTCAGTATGGCCGCTACCTGACGATTGCCGGTTCGCGCGCCGATTCCCCGCTGCCCCTGGCGCTCCAAGGGATTTGGAATGACGGCTTGGCGAGCAGCATGGGATGGACAGATGACTTTCATCTCGACATCAATACACAGCAGAACTACTGGGCGGCCGAGGTGAGCAATCTTTCCGAATGCCAGATGCCCCTGTTCCGGTTGATCGAAAGACTGCGCAGTGGGGGCCGCACGACCGCGAAGGAGATGTACGGCGCACCAGGATGGGTGGCGCATACGGTGACGAACCCCTGGGGGTTTACGGCTCCGGGGAGCCCCGGCTGGGGAATCTTCGTCACGGCGGGCATCTGGATTTCACAACAGATATGGGACCACTACACGTTTACGGGCGATACGGAGTTTCTTGGGACCCAGGCTTACCCGGTGCTGCGAGAAGCGGCCGAGTTTTTCCTTGCTTATATGACGCCGGAGCCGAAACACGGCTGGCTGGTGACGGGTCCTTCGGACTCGCCGGAGAACTGGTTCATTGCTCCTTCGGGCCATCACATTGCGGAGTCCATGGGCAACACCGTGGACCGCGTCTTCGTTTATGCGCTGTACAGCATGTGTATTGAGGCCTCAAAGACACTGTCCACTGACGAAGAGTTTCGGACGAAGTTGGAGGGCGCACGTGCGAAGCTGCCACCATTTCAGGTGGGACGACATGGGCAGTTGCAGGAGTGGCTGGAGGATTTTGAGGATGCAGTGCCGAACCATCGGCACACGTCGCATCTGGTTTCCGTGTATCCCGAGAACCAGATCTCGCCGCGTCGCACGCCGGAACTCGCCCGCGCGGCAGAGATCACGATCCAACGTCGCATAAACGCGCCGCACTGGGAGCAGAGCGAGTGGGGACGAGCAAATCTGGTAGCGTACTACGCGCGGCTTCTGAAGGGGAACGAAGCGCTGGTGTCCCTGGCGGGGCTGGTGGCGAAGGCTGCTGACGATAATCTCCTGACATACTCAAGCGGCGGCATTGCAGGGGCACAGTCGAACATCTTTGCGCTGGATGGGAACACCGCCGGAACTGCCGGGATCGCCGAGATGCTGGTGCAGTCTCAGGCAGATGAGATTGAGTTGCTGCCTGCGCTGCCGGCTGCATGGCGAACAGGTTCTGTGCGGGGTCTGTGTGCGCGCGGTGGTTTTGTCGTCGATATTGCGTGGCGGGATGGCAGGCTGGAGTCCGCGCTGATCAAGAGCAAGCGCGGCGTCAGTACGCCGGTGCGGCTTGGAGACCGGGTGATTACGATCCATCTTCAGCCGAAGCAGACAACACGATTGCGAGAAGAGAGCTTCCATGCAGTGGAAAAGAAATAG
- a CDS encoding alpha-galactosidase yields MCRLCCACALLFGSLVLSRAEAQSTPPAIRFDAGTKVFRIDAADITYVLGVNENGQVQTLYWGKRLSPGDHFAAARNLPSPSSFDLPITVTPQEYVGWGGGLYVEPDLKITFPDGNRDLALKYVSHTISYRSLAIVMKDISREVYVTLSYEVDAETGILRRSATIENRTAAPFTIEQVAAGTWNLPRGTDYRLRYLTGRWAGEWNVKEQPVQPGKTILESRRGTTGAQNNPWFAIDQSGRSDQDEGSVWFGALGWSGSWQIAVEQDQLQQVRVTGGPNAFDFGYLLKQGERYQTPAFYGGYSSHGIGEASRLMHRFEVDSVLPNHPAPKLRPVLYNSWEATEFNVDEAGQTKLAEKAASIGVERFVMDDGWFGQRKNDHAGLGDWYVNPEKFPHGLKSLIDKVHSLHMEFGLWVEPEMVNPDSDLYRKHPDWVLNFPGRPQTEGRNQLVLNLARPDVRAYVFGFLDKLLTENDIAFLKWDYNRNWSEPGWPAMAPDAEKNVYVDFTRNFYGILAELRQKHPAVEIESCSGGGSRVDLGVMQYVDEVWPSDNTDAFDRLRIQNGFTYAYSPGVMMAWVTDSPTWVNQRNLSLEYRFLSAMQGSLGIGANLNKWGPDDFEKAKEMIAEYKTIRETIQRGALYRLVAPDGGSQQSVTESVSRDGKQAVTFAFLHSSTELYPFPRIFPRGLDENASYSVRVLAGKLAAETPQTASGAYWMHAGVDLELRGDFQATLFTLTHN; encoded by the coding sequence ATGTGCCGTCTTTGTTGTGCATGCGCTCTCCTGTTTGGCTCTCTTGTACTGAGCCGTGCTGAAGCGCAGTCTACTCCGCCAGCGATCCGCTTCGATGCTGGGACGAAAGTATTTCGCATCGATGCTGCGGATATTACGTATGTGCTCGGCGTGAACGAAAATGGCCAAGTGCAGACGCTGTACTGGGGTAAGCGGCTAAGCCCAGGGGACCACTTTGCGGCGGCACGCAACCTGCCGAGCCCGTCCTCGTTCGATCTTCCCATCACGGTGACGCCGCAGGAGTACGTCGGGTGGGGCGGTGGTCTGTACGTAGAACCGGACCTGAAGATCACGTTTCCAGATGGCAATCGCGATCTTGCGCTGAAGTATGTCTCACACACGATCAGCTATAGAAGTCTCGCGATTGTGATGAAGGATATCTCGCGCGAAGTGTACGTCACGCTTTCGTATGAAGTGGACGCAGAGACGGGTATTCTGCGGCGTTCGGCGACGATCGAGAATCGCACAGCAGCTCCGTTCACTATCGAGCAGGTCGCGGCGGGCACGTGGAACCTTCCCCGCGGAACGGACTACCGGCTGCGCTACCTGACCGGACGCTGGGCTGGGGAGTGGAACGTGAAAGAGCAGCCTGTCCAGCCAGGCAAAACCATTTTGGAGAGTCGGCGAGGTACGACGGGGGCGCAGAACAATCCCTGGTTTGCGATCGATCAGAGTGGGCGTTCGGACCAGGACGAGGGCAGCGTGTGGTTCGGCGCGCTGGGCTGGAGTGGGTCGTGGCAGATTGCCGTGGAGCAGGACCAACTGCAGCAGGTACGGGTTACGGGCGGGCCGAATGCCTTCGACTTCGGGTATCTGCTGAAACAGGGGGAGCGGTATCAGACGCCCGCCTTTTACGGTGGCTATTCAAGTCATGGGATTGGGGAGGCTTCACGGCTGATGCACCGTTTTGAGGTGGACTCGGTGTTGCCCAACCATCCAGCGCCAAAGCTTCGACCGGTTCTTTATAACTCGTGGGAGGCGACCGAGTTCAACGTGGACGAGGCCGGGCAGACGAAATTGGCGGAGAAGGCGGCAAGCATCGGGGTGGAACGGTTCGTCATGGACGACGGCTGGTTTGGACAGCGGAAGAACGATCACGCGGGGCTAGGCGACTGGTATGTCAACCCGGAGAAGTTTCCGCATGGTTTGAAATCGCTGATCGACAAGGTGCATTCGTTGCATATGGAGTTTGGATTGTGGGTAGAACCAGAGATGGTGAATCCGGATAGCGACCTATATCGCAAGCATCCGGATTGGGTGCTAAATTTTCCTGGGCGGCCGCAAACCGAGGGGCGCAATCAATTGGTGCTAAACCTGGCGAGGCCTGATGTTCGCGCGTATGTGTTTGGGTTTTTGGATAAGCTCTTGACGGAGAATGACATTGCGTTCCTGAAGTGGGACTACAACCGCAACTGGTCCGAACCGGGCTGGCCTGCCATGGCTCCGGATGCCGAAAAGAATGTGTATGTGGATTTCACACGCAACTTCTACGGCATTCTTGCCGAGTTAAGGCAGAAGCATCCGGCAGTGGAAATCGAATCTTGCTCCGGAGGCGGTAGCCGCGTGGATCTTGGCGTGATGCAGTACGTAGACGAGGTGTGGCCTTCAGACAATACGGACGCATTTGACCGGCTGCGGATCCAGAACGGCTTTACGTATGCATACAGCCCGGGAGTGATGATGGCCTGGGTAACGGACTCGCCAACCTGGGTGAACCAGCGAAACCTCTCACTGGAGTATCGCTTTCTTTCTGCCATGCAGGGATCGCTGGGAATCGGAGCGAACCTGAACAAGTGGGGGCCGGACGATTTTGAGAAAGCCAAGGAGATGATTGCGGAGTACAAGACGATTCGCGAGACGATTCAGCGGGGTGCGCTGTATCGGCTGGTTGCCCCGGATGGAGGGAGCCAGCAGTCGGTGACCGAGTCCGTCTCGCGCGATGGAAAGCAGGCGGTTACATTCGCTTTTCTGCATTCGAGCACGGAGCTGTATCCGTTTCCGCGAATCTTCCCGCGCGGGCTGGACGAGAATGCCTCGTACAGTGTGAGGGTTCTCGCGGGCAAGCTGGCAGCGGAGACTCCGCAGACGGCGAGTGGCGCTTACTGGATGCACGCCGGTGTGGATCTGGAGCTGCGGGGCGATTTTCAGGCGACGCTGTTTACGTTGACTCACAACTAG
- a CDS encoding SGNH/GDSL hydrolase family protein, whose product MRAQKPVSIPEEIEWTWEVRPPHPNANLPNVLLLGDSISRNYFPEVTKDLDGIANVYLYATSTSVGDPRLPKQIEGFAVMEHVSFRVVHFNNGMHGWNYAETQYKAAFPALLHSVRRLTGKNGALVWATITPVQDHAFNGATNARVDARNTISLAIVQGAHIPIDDQHALMMKHQDLYEDTVHFGPAGAAIMGDQAAETIRTELKK is encoded by the coding sequence TTGCGAGCCCAAAAGCCGGTATCCATTCCTGAAGAGATTGAGTGGACGTGGGAGGTACGGCCACCGCATCCGAATGCAAACCTGCCCAATGTGCTGCTGCTGGGAGACTCGATCTCACGGAACTACTTTCCCGAGGTAACGAAGGACCTTGACGGGATTGCGAATGTTTACCTGTATGCGACGTCTACTTCTGTTGGTGATCCCAGGCTGCCGAAGCAGATCGAAGGGTTTGCGGTGATGGAACATGTCTCCTTTCGGGTGGTGCATTTCAACAACGGCATGCACGGATGGAACTACGCGGAGACGCAATACAAGGCTGCGTTCCCCGCCCTGCTGCATAGCGTTCGCCGGCTTACCGGAAAAAACGGGGCATTGGTGTGGGCAACCATCACCCCAGTTCAAGATCATGCTTTCAACGGAGCTACGAACGCGCGTGTGGATGCGCGCAACACGATCTCGCTGGCGATAGTGCAGGGCGCCCACATTCCTATAGACGACCAGCACGCGTTGATGATGAAGCACCAGGACCTCTATGAAGACACCGTTCACTTCGGTCCTGCAGGGGCGGCGATCATGGGCGATCAGGCCGCCGAAACGATTCGTACAGAACTGAAGAAGTGA
- a CDS encoding TonB-dependent receptor domain-containing protein codes for MRHRTLYVSVLGLLLAACPLFGQEFTGHVTDPSNAVVSKATIIVHNQLTNTDVTTVTTSSGDYTVPYLKPGLYTVSAQAGGFQKQNKTDIKLEVGKTATINFTLKVGSVGETVTVTSDALLDVGKADVGEVVENTRVTELPLNGRDPSTLAQLSAGVAWYGGKQWTRPFDQTEGALAINGGGEGNTVLMLDGVSNESPQGNAQVAYIPPVDAVQEFKIITNPYDAQFGRGQGGVIDMTLKSGTNALHGDVYEFARRTWMDSNTWVNNNTLRNGVPIPRAQHRQDQYGFELDGPVVVPKLFNGRDRAFFVLQFENWNEREPNTVTTSVPMAGWINGDFSNATYWDGQKQQPLIIYDPQTVVFDSNPNSPTYQKYVRQPFPNNKIPASRISQVAKNILSYYPAPNVAPRPGQNPTNGNYVVPEPIDTIYRNALAKVDYNLTSHDRFSLRFGYWERRGAWNQNGLSGPVARAWPNGSRNSTFATEEVHTFTPNLVLDFKAVVTTFIQINLGGAQGFDQTSLGLPSSLVSQYSGFNNYFPSLDIDSFASMGNQGGNISPAYALAMNPTLTWIKGRHSIHGGVDLRFLQQINKQVGGGAYFHTGAGWTQHFYNYGGAQTEQSGNSIASFLLGTPDNGNVSIGSPVYWSQHYFAPFIQDDWKLTNRLTLNLGVRYDLNGTQSERNNRGNYAFDTTSVNPVNAQVNQGLMPAGTQLLGGMTFLGVNGAPRTFIPMIKSNVQPRIGFAYALNEKTVIRGGYGMMFRNPVPGDNNLGFSANTQFVNSFDGGIHQSGNTLDNPFPTGIIQPTGSKLGLKTGLGQGLWFINPNYKTPRYENYSLGVERQFLKHDVINVTYSGSRSTRQDSADNINHVSIAAMEKCAPTLGGDPSSAACGRQSANPFFDVPDFQGSSDYSSTTLPASRFSRAFPEFSDITEYQLNEGRSWYNSLQVTATHKMGQDLTLHGTWTYSKNMTSGGFVDGNYRILSRTIDGSDVPHRITLSGVYMLPVGRNRRFLGTSNRLVDAVIGGWELASLYIFETGRPWSLNGNGLNYMHNASVPHRPDPSIPGSIRGAAPCAAGWTQKGLYNWQITPYPVAAANCKTSAGVIDYDFISQAPYAPNQNIVYSGIRIPNFHQIDANLSKNFHPTERFTVQLRLEAFNVANHPVFQQDYDRNPSDPQFGAILKQWGQTNVPRQGQIAVKVLW; via the coding sequence ATGCGTCATCGCACACTCTACGTGTCTGTGCTCGGATTGCTCCTGGCAGCATGCCCGCTCTTTGGCCAGGAGTTCACCGGCCATGTCACTGACCCCAGTAATGCAGTTGTGTCAAAAGCTACGATCATCGTCCACAATCAGCTCACGAATACGGACGTGACCACCGTAACCACCAGCAGCGGCGACTATACGGTGCCGTATCTCAAACCTGGCCTCTACACGGTTAGCGCGCAGGCTGGTGGCTTTCAGAAGCAGAACAAGACCGACATCAAGCTCGAAGTCGGCAAGACGGCCACGATCAACTTCACGCTGAAGGTCGGCTCGGTGGGCGAGACGGTTACGGTGACCTCCGATGCGCTGCTCGACGTGGGCAAGGCCGATGTGGGCGAGGTGGTGGAAAATACCCGCGTCACCGAGTTGCCGCTCAACGGCCGCGATCCCAGCACACTGGCCCAGCTAAGCGCCGGCGTGGCATGGTATGGCGGCAAGCAGTGGACCCGTCCCTTCGATCAGACGGAAGGCGCTCTGGCCATCAATGGCGGCGGCGAGGGCAACACGGTGCTGATGCTCGATGGCGTCTCCAACGAGTCGCCGCAGGGCAACGCACAGGTGGCCTACATTCCTCCCGTCGACGCGGTGCAGGAGTTCAAGATCATCACCAACCCGTATGACGCGCAGTTCGGTCGTGGCCAGGGAGGCGTCATCGACATGACCCTCAAGTCGGGCACCAACGCACTGCATGGCGATGTCTACGAGTTCGCCCGCCGGACCTGGATGGACTCCAACACCTGGGTCAACAACAATACCTTGCGCAACGGTGTTCCCATTCCCCGGGCCCAGCACAGGCAAGATCAGTATGGTTTTGAACTCGACGGCCCTGTCGTCGTTCCCAAGCTCTTCAATGGCCGCGATCGCGCCTTCTTCGTGCTGCAGTTTGAGAACTGGAACGAGCGCGAACCGAACACCGTAACTACCTCTGTGCCCATGGCCGGCTGGATCAACGGCGACTTCAGCAACGCCACCTACTGGGACGGGCAGAAGCAGCAGCCGCTGATCATCTACGATCCGCAGACCGTCGTCTTCGACTCCAACCCAAACAGCCCCACCTACCAAAAGTACGTGCGCCAGCCGTTCCCGAACAACAAGATTCCGGCCAGCCGCATCAGTCAGGTGGCGAAGAATATCCTCTCGTATTACCCGGCGCCGAACGTTGCGCCGCGCCCTGGTCAGAACCCCACCAACGGCAACTACGTAGTCCCCGAGCCGATCGACACGATCTATCGCAACGCGCTCGCCAAAGTGGACTACAACCTGACCTCCCACGACCGCTTCTCGCTGCGCTTCGGATACTGGGAGCGGCGCGGTGCGTGGAATCAAAATGGCCTGTCGGGCCCGGTGGCTAGGGCGTGGCCCAACGGATCGCGCAACTCCACCTTTGCCACAGAGGAGGTGCACACCTTTACGCCCAATCTGGTGCTGGATTTCAAGGCGGTGGTGACCACCTTTATCCAGATCAACCTGGGTGGAGCGCAGGGCTTTGATCAGACCTCGCTGGGATTGCCGTCGAGCCTGGTCTCTCAGTACAGCGGCTTCAACAACTACTTCCCTAGCTTGGACATCGACAGCTTCGCCAGCATGGGGAACCAGGGGGGCAACATCAGCCCGGCCTACGCGCTGGCCATGAATCCGACCCTCACCTGGATCAAAGGCCGGCACAGCATCCACGGCGGCGTAGATCTGCGCTTCCTGCAGCAGATCAATAAGCAGGTCGGCGGCGGCGCCTACTTCCACACCGGCGCCGGCTGGACGCAGCATTTCTACAACTACGGCGGTGCGCAAACGGAGCAGTCCGGCAACTCGATCGCTTCGTTCCTGCTGGGCACGCCGGACAATGGCAACGTGAGCATCGGCTCCCCGGTCTACTGGTCGCAGCACTACTTTGCACCGTTCATACAGGACGACTGGAAGTTGACCAACAGGCTGACGCTGAACCTGGGCGTGCGCTACGACCTGAACGGTACACAGTCGGAGCGCAACAACCGCGGCAACTATGCCTTTGACACTACCTCGGTCAATCCGGTCAATGCGCAGGTCAATCAAGGCCTGATGCCGGCGGGGACACAGCTTCTGGGCGGCATGACCTTCCTCGGTGTCAACGGCGCTCCGCGCACGTTCATTCCGATGATCAAGTCCAATGTGCAGCCGCGCATCGGCTTTGCCTATGCGCTCAACGAGAAGACGGTCATCCGTGGTGGTTACGGCATGATGTTCCGCAACCCGGTCCCGGGCGACAACAACCTCGGCTTCTCCGCCAACACGCAGTTCGTCAATAGCTTTGACGGCGGCATCCACCAGAGCGGAAACACCCTCGACAATCCGTTCCCGACCGGTATCATCCAACCGACCGGCTCGAAGCTGGGGCTGAAGACGGGTCTGGGCCAGGGTCTGTGGTTCATCAACCCGAACTACAAGACGCCGCGGTACGAGAACTACTCGCTGGGCGTGGAGCGTCAGTTCCTCAAGCACGACGTGATCAACGTGACGTACTCGGGAAGCCGCAGCACCCGCCAGGACAGCGCCGACAACATCAACCACGTCAGCATCGCAGCGATGGAGAAGTGCGCCCCGACGCTGGGCGGAGATCCGAGCTCGGCGGCCTGCGGCAGGCAGTCGGCCAACCCGTTCTTTGACGTACCGGACTTCCAGGGCAGCTCCGACTACAGCTCGACGACCCTCCCGGCCAGCCGCTTCAGCCGTGCCTTTCCGGAATTCAGCGACATTACCGAGTACCAATTGAACGAAGGCCGTTCGTGGTACAACTCGCTGCAGGTGACGGCCACGCACAAGATGGGCCAGGACCTGACGCTGCACGGCACCTGGACGTACTCGAAGAACATGACCTCGGGCGGCTTTGTGGACGGAAACTACCGCATTCTGTCGCGCACGATCGATGGGAGTGACGTTCCGCACCGCATCACCCTCTCGGGTGTCTACATGCTGCCGGTGGGCCGCAATCGCCGCTTCCTGGGCACCAGCAACCGACTTGTGGATGCGGTGATCGGCGGCTGGGAGTTGGCCTCGCTCTACATCTTTGAGACCGGTCGCCCGTGGAGCCTGAACGGCAACGGCCTGAACTACATGCACAACGCCAGTGTTCCGCATCGTCCGGATCCGTCCATTCCCGGCTCGATCCGCGGTGCTGCGCCGTGCGCGGCAGGCTGGACTCAGAAAGGGCTATACAACTGGCAGATCACGCCGTACCCGGTGGCTGCTGCGAACTGCAAGACCAGCGCAGGCGTCATCGATTACGACTTCATCTCGCAGGCTCCGTATGCTCCAAACCAGAACATCGTCTACTCGGGCATTCGCATCCCCAACTTCCACCAGATCGATGCCAACCTGTCGAAGAACTTCCATCCCACGGAGCGGTTCACCGTTCAGTTGCGGCTGGAGGCCTTCAACGTGGCCAATCATCCGGTCTTCCAGCAGGACTATGACAGAAACCCGTCGGACCCGCAGTTTGGAGCCATTCTGAAGCAGTGGGGCCAAACGAATGTGCCGCGTCAGGGACAGATCGCCGTCAAGGTGCTGTGGTAA
- a CDS encoding enolase C-terminal domain-like protein, with protein MGSADHSRDLRRAAMLRETIGDPGTLMFDANQNWDLRVATRMCGELARFNPLWIEEPTHPDDFRSIRPRPTGGRPFSPFG; from the coding sequence GTGGGATCAGCAGATCATTCGCGCGATCTGCGCCGTGCCGCCATGTTGCGCGAGACCATTGGCGACCCCGGAACACTGATGTTCGATGCCAACCAGAACTGGGACCTGCGCGTTGCAACCCGCATGTGCGGCGAGCTGGCCCGATTCAACCCGCTCTGGATCGAGGAGCCGACTCACCCTGACGATTTCCGCAGCATAAGGCCCAGACCTACAGGCGGACGCCCGTTCTCGCCCTTCGGATAA